A DNA window from Daucus carota subsp. sativus chromosome 3, DH1 v3.0, whole genome shotgun sequence contains the following coding sequences:
- the LOC108213657 gene encoding gibberellin-regulated protein 11: MATAKAILTALLLSLFVLQFVQAHEIMTNVDGGRRSLLQKIDCQGKCAYRCHLSSRPNLCNRACGTCCARCNCVPPGTAGNEDVCPCYAHLTTHGGRHKCP; this comes from the exons ATGGCCACTGCCAAGGCAATTCTCACAGCACTTTTGCTGTCTCTGTTTGTTCTGCAGTTTGTTCAGGCTCATGAGATAATG ACGAATGTTGATGGTGGCAGGCGTTCGCTTCTCCAGAAAATAG ATTGTCAAGGGAAATGCGCGTACAGATGCCACTTATCATCGAGGCCAAATTTGTGCAATAGAGCGTGTGGAACATGCTGTGCGCGCTGTAACTGTGTTCCTCCGGGCACTGCTGGGAATGAGGATGTCTGCCCATGTTATGCTCATCTGACTACTCATGGTGGCAGACACAAGTGCCCTTGA
- the LOC108213789 gene encoding uncharacterized protein LOC108213789 isoform X2 gives MKGAKKPIHAASTWIMQQPSEVKAFIAIFAFMSALLIIKVMVDERNNLFIAAESVHAMGIAVLIYKLSTGDKDNCSGLSLKSQELTATFLSTRLYCSFVMEYDIHTLLDLATLAATAWVIYMIRYVLNSTAMIEKDTFPHYYMVLICAVISLVIHPSTPHHLFDRICWAFAVYLEAVSVLPQLHVIQNTQVVEPFTSHYVFALGVARFLTCAHWILQVLETRGRMLTALGHGLWPGMVIFSEIVQTFILADFCYYYVKRSYIQRICSSVCSIISGQHVLRLPAGVV, from the exons ATGAAGGGAGCCAAGAAGCCGATTCATGCAGCATCAACATGGATAATGCAGCAACCCTCGGAAGTGAAGGCTTTCATAGCCATCTTCGCGTTCATGTCGGCTCTCCTTATTATAAAGGTGATGGTAGACGAGCGCAACAACCTTTTCATTGCCGCGGAGTCTGTCCATGCCATGGGTATTGCTGTCCTCATTTACAAGCTCTCCACCGGAGACAAGGACAATTGCTCTG GTCTTTCTCTAAAATCACAGGAACTCACAGCTACCTTCTTAAGCACAAGACTATACTGCAGCTTTGTTATGGAATACGACATACACACGTTACTTGATCTTGCTACATTAGCAGCAACCGCTTGGGTTATATATATGATACGCTATGTGTTGAACTCAACTGCTATGATTGAAAAAGACACCTTTCCGCATTATTATATG GTGCTGATATGTGCTGTAATATCCCTCGTGATTCATCCATCGACACCACATCATCTGTTTGACAGGATTTGTTGGGCCTTTGCTGTTTACTTGGAAGCTGTTTCAGTACTACCTCAGCTGCATGTCATACAGAACACTCAG GTTGTTGAACCGTTCACATCACATTATGTATTCGCTCTAGGAGTTGCAAGGTTCCTTACCTGTGCACATTGGATTCTCCAG GTACTCGAAACAAGGGGACGGATGTTAACAGCCTTAGGTCATGGTTTGTGGCCTGGTATGGTCATTTTCTCAGAAATTGTCCAAACATTTATCCTGGCAGATTTCTGCTATTATTATGTCAAAAGGTCA TATATTCAAAGAATTTGTTCTTCTGTCTGCAGCATCATATCGGGTCAGCATGTGTTACGGCTTCCAGCAGGAGTTGTATGA
- the LOC108213789 gene encoding uncharacterized protein LOC108213789 isoform X1, producing MKGAKKPIHAASTWIMQQPSEVKAFIAIFAFMSALLIIKVMVDERNNLFIAAESVHAMGIAVLIYKLSTGDKDNCSGLSLKSQELTATFLSTRLYCSFVMEYDIHTLLDLATLAATAWVIYMIRYVLNSTAMIEKDTFPHYYMVLICAVISLVIHPSTPHHLFDRICWAFAVYLEAVSVLPQLHVIQNTQVVEPFTSHYVFALGVARFLTCAHWILQVLETRGRMLTALGHGLWPGMVIFSEIVQTFILADFCYYYVKRSVLSFSPVDDHLCFGFPRIVLHVV from the exons ATGAAGGGAGCCAAGAAGCCGATTCATGCAGCATCAACATGGATAATGCAGCAACCCTCGGAAGTGAAGGCTTTCATAGCCATCTTCGCGTTCATGTCGGCTCTCCTTATTATAAAGGTGATGGTAGACGAGCGCAACAACCTTTTCATTGCCGCGGAGTCTGTCCATGCCATGGGTATTGCTGTCCTCATTTACAAGCTCTCCACCGGAGACAAGGACAATTGCTCTG GTCTTTCTCTAAAATCACAGGAACTCACAGCTACCTTCTTAAGCACAAGACTATACTGCAGCTTTGTTATGGAATACGACATACACACGTTACTTGATCTTGCTACATTAGCAGCAACCGCTTGGGTTATATATATGATACGCTATGTGTTGAACTCAACTGCTATGATTGAAAAAGACACCTTTCCGCATTATTATATG GTGCTGATATGTGCTGTAATATCCCTCGTGATTCATCCATCGACACCACATCATCTGTTTGACAGGATTTGTTGGGCCTTTGCTGTTTACTTGGAAGCTGTTTCAGTACTACCTCAGCTGCATGTCATACAGAACACTCAG GTTGTTGAACCGTTCACATCACATTATGTATTCGCTCTAGGAGTTGCAAGGTTCCTTACCTGTGCACATTGGATTCTCCAG GTACTCGAAACAAGGGGACGGATGTTAACAGCCTTAGGTCATGGTTTGTGGCCTGGTATGGTCATTTTCTCAGAAATTGTCCAAACATTTATCCTGGCAGATTTCTGCTATTATTATGTCAAAAGGTCAGTTTTAAGCTTTTCCCCTGTTGATGATCATTTATGTTTTGGTTTTCCCAGAATCGTTCTTCATGTTGTTTGA
- the LOC108213789 gene encoding uncharacterized protein LOC108213789 isoform X3, producing the protein MKGAKKPIHAASTWIMQQPSEVKAFIAIFAFMSALLIIKVMVDERNNLFIAAESVHAMGIAVLIYKLSTGDKDNCSGLSLKSQELTATFLSTRLYCSFVMEYDIHTLLDLATLAATAWVIYMIRYVLNSTAMIEKDTFPHYYMVLICAVISLVIHPSTPHHLFDRICWAFAVYLEAVSVLPQLHVIQNTQVVEPFTSHYVFALGVARFLTCAHWILQVLETRGRMLTALGHGLWPGMVIFSEIVQTFILADFCYYYVKSIISGQHVLRLPAGVV; encoded by the exons ATGAAGGGAGCCAAGAAGCCGATTCATGCAGCATCAACATGGATAATGCAGCAACCCTCGGAAGTGAAGGCTTTCATAGCCATCTTCGCGTTCATGTCGGCTCTCCTTATTATAAAGGTGATGGTAGACGAGCGCAACAACCTTTTCATTGCCGCGGAGTCTGTCCATGCCATGGGTATTGCTGTCCTCATTTACAAGCTCTCCACCGGAGACAAGGACAATTGCTCTG GTCTTTCTCTAAAATCACAGGAACTCACAGCTACCTTCTTAAGCACAAGACTATACTGCAGCTTTGTTATGGAATACGACATACACACGTTACTTGATCTTGCTACATTAGCAGCAACCGCTTGGGTTATATATATGATACGCTATGTGTTGAACTCAACTGCTATGATTGAAAAAGACACCTTTCCGCATTATTATATG GTGCTGATATGTGCTGTAATATCCCTCGTGATTCATCCATCGACACCACATCATCTGTTTGACAGGATTTGTTGGGCCTTTGCTGTTTACTTGGAAGCTGTTTCAGTACTACCTCAGCTGCATGTCATACAGAACACTCAG GTTGTTGAACCGTTCACATCACATTATGTATTCGCTCTAGGAGTTGCAAGGTTCCTTACCTGTGCACATTGGATTCTCCAG GTACTCGAAACAAGGGGACGGATGTTAACAGCCTTAGGTCATGGTTTGTGGCCTGGTATGGTCATTTTCTCAGAAATTGTCCAAACATTTATCCTGGCAGATTTCTGCTATTATTATGTCAAAAG CATCATATCGGGTCAGCATGTGTTACGGCTTCCAGCAGGAGTTGTATGA
- the LOC108211759 gene encoding probable alkaline/neutral invertase D, translated as MCPTSKEKAQNGNVKRLETRTSSLETEDSDLLRMMNRPRPVNIERNRSFDERSFSELSTTLSPPRISHIFDFLDTTYSPGRWTGSPRSACGYETHPMVGEAWEALRRSLVHFRGNPVGTIAALDHSSEELNYDQVFLRDFIPSALAFLMNGEPDVVKNFLLKTLRLQSWEKRVDRFKLGEGVMPASFKVLHDPVRNSETIIADFGESAIGRVAPVDSGFWWIILLRAYTKSTGDNSLAELPEFQQGMRLILDLCLSEGFDTFPTLLCADGCSMVDRRMGVYGYPIEIQALFFMALRCALLLLKNDDEGKELADRIRTRLNALSYHMRNYFWLDLKQLNDIYRYRTEEYSHTAVNKFNVMPDSLPEWVFDFMPCRGGYFIGNVSPARMDFRWFCLGNCVAILSSMATPEQASAIMDLIEARWGELVGEMPLKICYPAMESHEWRIVTGCDTKNTSWSYHNGGSWPVLLWLLTAACIKTGRPQMARRAIELAESRLMKDHWPEYYDGKHGRYVGKQARKYQTWSIAGYLVAKMMLEDPSHLGMISIEEDKQMQTGMKRSASWV; from the exons ATGTGTCCGACATCAAAGGAGAAAGCACAAAACGGCAATGTGAAACGCCTCGAGACCAGAACCTCCTCACTCGAAACGGAGGACTCTGATTTGTTAAGAATGATGAACAGACCTCGGCCTGTCAACATAGAGAGGAACCGGTCTTTTGATGAGAGATCCTTTAGTGAATTATCAACTACCCTGTCACCACCGCGCATATCTCATATCTTTGATTTTCTAGACACTACGTATTCTCCTGGAAGATGGACTGGTAGTCCTAGATCTGCCTGCGGCTACGAGACTCACCCCATGGTGGGAGAAGCATGGGAGGCGCTGAGGCGTTCATTAGTGCATTTTCGTGGAAATCCTGTTGGGACAATTGCTGCACTGGATCATTCTTCTGAAGAACTTAACTACGACCag GTTTTCTTGAGGGACTTTATTCCAAGTGCCTTGGCCTTTTTGATGAATGGAGAGCCTGATGTAGTCAAGAACTTTCTTTTAAAAACCCTGCGCCTGCAATCATGGGAGAAGAGGGTAGACAGATTCAAGCTAGGTGAAGGAGTGATGCCAGCAAGCTTTAAAGTGCTTCATGACCCTGTTCGGAATTCTGAAACTATCATTGCAGATTTTGGTGAAAGTGCTATAGGAAGAGTGGCTCCTGTGGACTCTGGTTTCTGGTGGATCATATTACTTCGTGCTTATACAAAGTCCACAGGGGACAATTCTCTGGCGGAACTGCCTGAATTTCAACAGGGTATGCGCCTTATCCTGGATTTATGCCTTTCTGAAGGCTTTGATACTTTTCCAACCCTTCTTTGTGCTGATGGATGCTCCATGGTTGACCGAAGAATG GGTGTTTATGGCTATCCCATTGAGATACAAGCATTATTCTTTATGGCATTAAGGTGTGCTTTGCTTCTACTAAAGAACGATGACGAGGGAAAAGAGTTGGCAGACCGTATAAGAACACGCCTCAACGCTTTGAGTTATCACATGCGCAATTATTTCTGGCTAGACTTGAAACAGCTGAACGACATATATCGTTACAGGACAGAAGAATATTCTCATACAGCAGTTAACAAGTTCAATGTGATGCCTGACTCCCTTCCAGAATGGGTGTTTGATTTCATGCCATGTCGTGGAGGTTACTTCATTGGAAATGTGAGTCCAGCAAGAATGGACTTCCGCTGGTTTTGCTTGGGAAACTGTGTAGCAATCTTGTCGTCTATGGCTACTCCTGAGCAAGCCTCAGCAATAATGGATCTTATTGAAGCACGCTGGGGGGAGCTTGTTGGAGAAATGCCGTTGAAGATTTGTTATCCTGCAATGGAAAGCCATGAATGGCGGATAGTTACAGGCTGCGATACAAAGAACACTAGCTGGAGCTATCACAATGGAGGATCATGGCCAG TGCTTCTGTGGCTGCTGACCGCTGCATGTATCAAGACGGGGCGACCCCAGATGGCAAGACGTGCCATAGAACTAGCGGAGAGTCGTTTGATGAAGGATCATTGGCCTGAATACTATGATGGAAAGCATGGCCGGTATGTGGGGAAGCAGGCTCGCAAGTACCAGACTTGGTCTATTGCTGGCTACTTGGTGGCCAAAATGATGCTTGAGGATCCATCTCATCTGGGAATGATTTCCATTGAAGAAGATAAACAAATGCAGACTGGGATGAAAAGATCTGCTTCTTGGGTTTGA